The proteins below come from a single Methanothrix thermoacetophila PT genomic window:
- the fdhF gene encoding formate dehydrogenase subunit alpha — MDKICLTIDGVEVSVPRGTTILNAARKAGIYIPALCDHPDLKPIGICKLCIVEIAGWETYPTSCTTYAENGMVVRTDTSEIQEMRRNTLELLLAITSHPVSCLICERKRDCSELKECMRKFPATVGCKYCPKDGECEIQRAAEYLGLERIRYPVSYKGLPVFREPFFDRDYNLCIMCGRCARICSELRGEGVLQMIADYHRGSWIGPDSLIESTCKFCGACVDACPTGALYARIEKWERAEHSAVTTCPFCGVGCQIEVGARNNHIVRVRGQRGPNEGQLCVKGRFGLEFAESTDRLKTPMIRRDGVLVSATWDEALDLIAERLSSYKGDEFGMVASAKCTNEEVYLAQKFARVVMGTNNIDNCARLCHASTISGLSIAIGSGAMTNSIDDLRNAGCILVIGSNTTEQHPVIGLRIKEAKRRGARIIVANPRRIELCGIADVWIRNRPGTDLPLILGMCKSIKDAGLADMGFIRDRTEGFEDFARSLDELQMDVICGLTGVDESLIKEAALLYANGNPSSIVYSMGITQHACGTDNVLALANLAMMTGNIGVPGGGINPLRGQNNVQGACDMGALPNMLPGYQNVLSAEARAMIEGIWGMRIPERPGLTLVEMFDAARSGRIRAMYIIGENPVLSEPDAGHVIEALGDLDFLVVQDIFLTETAQLADVVLPAACSLEKDGTFTSTERRVQMVRRILAPPGDARPDWWILQEIALRMGYRKGFSFSSTAEIMNEISRVARIYGGISHERLESGGIQWPCTDPEHPGTSYLHRDGFANGRGRFSVLRYRPPEELPDSEYPMVLLTGRILYHYHTGTMTRRVHDLEYLRGEEVVEINPEDGANLGLNEGDLVEVASRRGSVRARVRLTDRSPKGTVFMTFHFSETPTNVLTSRCLDPVAKIPELKFCAVRIRKIQGSQHVQNM, encoded by the coding sequence ATGGACAAGATATGCCTTACGATCGATGGTGTTGAGGTGAGTGTCCCGAGAGGGACAACGATCCTGAATGCAGCACGGAAGGCCGGCATCTACATCCCGGCGCTCTGCGATCACCCGGATCTGAAGCCCATAGGCATCTGCAAGCTCTGCATAGTCGAGATCGCGGGCTGGGAGACGTATCCGACATCATGCACAACATATGCGGAGAACGGGATGGTCGTCCGCACCGATACCTCTGAGATACAGGAGATGAGGAGGAACACGCTGGAACTCCTGCTTGCGATTACAAGCCACCCTGTGAGCTGCCTGATATGCGAGCGCAAGCGCGACTGCTCAGAGCTAAAGGAGTGCATGCGGAAGTTTCCAGCCACTGTGGGATGCAAGTACTGCCCGAAGGATGGAGAGTGTGAGATCCAGAGGGCAGCGGAATATCTTGGTCTTGAGAGGATCAGATACCCTGTCTCATACAAGGGATTGCCGGTGTTCAGGGAGCCATTCTTCGACCGGGATTACAATCTGTGCATAATGTGTGGCAGATGCGCCAGGATATGCTCCGAGCTGAGGGGTGAGGGTGTTCTGCAGATGATTGCAGACTATCACAGAGGGAGCTGGATCGGCCCGGACTCGCTCATCGAGAGCACCTGCAAGTTCTGCGGGGCATGCGTCGATGCATGCCCTACAGGCGCTCTGTACGCGAGGATCGAGAAGTGGGAGCGGGCTGAGCATAGCGCGGTGACGACCTGCCCCTTCTGCGGGGTCGGCTGCCAGATCGAGGTTGGCGCCAGGAACAACCACATCGTGAGGGTCAGGGGTCAAAGAGGCCCGAATGAGGGGCAGCTCTGTGTGAAGGGGAGGTTCGGGCTGGAGTTCGCAGAGAGCACGGATCGCCTCAAAACTCCAATGATTAGAAGAGATGGTGTGCTCGTGAGCGCCACCTGGGATGAGGCGCTGGATCTGATCGCAGAGCGTCTCAGCTCTTACAAAGGCGATGAGTTCGGCATGGTGGCCTCTGCGAAGTGCACCAATGAGGAGGTGTATCTGGCTCAGAAATTCGCCAGAGTTGTCATGGGCACAAACAACATAGATAACTGCGCAAGGCTGTGCCACGCCTCGACGATCTCAGGTCTGTCAATTGCAATAGGCAGCGGCGCGATGACCAACTCCATAGATGATCTCAGGAACGCTGGGTGCATACTTGTCATAGGATCAAACACCACAGAGCAGCATCCTGTGATCGGCCTTCGCATAAAAGAGGCAAAGCGGAGGGGCGCCAGGATCATAGTTGCAAACCCGCGCCGGATCGAGCTCTGTGGTATCGCAGACGTCTGGATCAGGAACCGGCCGGGCACAGATCTGCCCCTCATTCTGGGGATGTGCAAATCCATAAAAGACGCTGGGCTTGCGGACATGGGATTTATCAGGGATCGAACCGAGGGGTTCGAGGATTTCGCGCGATCTCTCGATGAGCTTCAGATGGATGTCATCTGTGGGCTCACAGGTGTTGATGAGTCGCTCATCAAGGAGGCTGCGCTGCTCTACGCAAACGGAAACCCATCCTCCATAGTCTACTCGATGGGCATAACGCAGCATGCATGTGGAACCGATAACGTCCTCGCGCTCGCGAACCTGGCGATGATGACAGGCAACATAGGCGTGCCCGGAGGTGGGATAAATCCGCTCCGCGGGCAGAACAATGTGCAGGGCGCGTGCGATATGGGCGCGCTTCCGAACATGCTGCCAGGGTATCAGAACGTGTTGAGCGCTGAGGCCAGGGCCATGATCGAGGGCATATGGGGGATGAGGATACCTGAGCGTCCGGGTCTGACGCTCGTAGAGATGTTCGATGCGGCGAGAAGCGGCAGGATAAGAGCGATGTACATCATAGGAGAGAACCCGGTGCTGAGCGAGCCAGATGCAGGGCATGTCATCGAGGCTCTGGGAGATCTGGATTTTCTTGTCGTGCAGGACATATTCCTTACGGAGACAGCACAGCTCGCGGACGTTGTGCTACCAGCTGCATGTTCCCTTGAGAAGGACGGGACGTTCACATCCACAGAGCGGAGGGTCCAGATGGTTCGCAGGATCCTGGCTCCGCCCGGGGATGCAAGGCCAGACTGGTGGATTCTCCAGGAGATCGCGCTCAGGATGGGCTACAGAAAGGGATTCTCCTTCAGCTCCACGGCGGAGATAATGAATGAGATCTCCAGGGTCGCGAGGATATACGGCGGCATATCCCACGAGCGGCTTGAGAGTGGTGGTATACAGTGGCCATGTACAGATCCAGAGCATCCGGGGACCTCATATCTGCATAGGGATGGTTTTGCCAATGGGAGAGGCAGATTCAGCGTTCTGAGATACAGGCCTCCGGAGGAGCTTCCGGACAGCGAGTATCCAATGGTGCTCCTCACCGGTAGAATCCTCTACCATTATCATACAGGCACGATGACCAGAAGGGTCCACGACCTGGAGTACCTGCGCGGCGAGGAGGTCGTCGAGATAAACCCCGAGGATGGAGCGAACCTGGGATTGAATGAGGGCGATCTTGTAGAGGTCGCATCCAGGCGAGGGTCGGTCAGGGCGAGGGTCAGGCTCACAGACAGATCTCCGAAAGGAACGGTGTTCATGACGTTCCACTTCTCCGAGACTCCCACAAATGTATTAACATCCAGATGTCTAGATCCTGTGGCAAAGATACCGGAGCTCAAGTTCTGTGCGGTTCGCATAAGAAAGATCCAGGGGTCGCAGCATGTACAGAATATGTGA
- the thsB gene encoding thermosome subunit beta, with protein MAALGGVPVIILKEGTQRESGREAIENNIMAARAVANAVKTTLGPKGMDKLLVDALGDVTITNDGVTILREMEVQHPAAKMVVEAAKTQDKEVGDGTTTVAILIGELLKHARELMEKGLHPTVIARGYSMAAEKAVEYLNSIARDVSEKDRALLEKVAITAMTGKLAETPSHKVARYAVDLVLSTVDKFDGKTVVDLDNVMVEKRVGGGIEDSELIRGVIIDKERVHQNMPRRVENARIALLNVPIERRDTETKAEISITSGDQFQLFMDHEKEEIKKVVDKVIRSGANVVFCQKGIDDLAQHFLAKAGIMAYRRIRKSDLEKLSRATGGRLITNLDEMKPEDLGEAALVEERIVGAGPMTFVTGCKNPGYLSLILRGGTQQVVDSLERALDDALHAVATAIESGRLLAGGGAPETAVGIKLREYAASLKGREQLAVEKFAEAIEVVPKTLAENAGFNPIDKMVALRSKHEKFGSTYGLNAYTGEIVDMWDIGVVEPLRVKVQAIYSATDAASLILRIDDVIAAKKKEEGEEKEGQMSGMGGMGGMGGMGGMGGFPPGMM; from the coding sequence ATGGCTGCGTTAGGAGGAGTACCGGTAATCATACTCAAGGAGGGCACCCAGAGGGAATCCGGCAGGGAGGCGATCGAGAACAACATAATGGCTGCACGTGCAGTCGCAAATGCCGTTAAGACGACTCTGGGGCCTAAAGGCATGGACAAGCTTCTTGTCGACGCGCTCGGGGACGTCACGATAACCAATGATGGTGTCACAATACTCAGAGAGATGGAGGTGCAGCATCCAGCTGCCAAGATGGTTGTGGAGGCAGCGAAGACCCAGGACAAGGAGGTAGGAGATGGCACCACCACAGTGGCCATACTGATAGGCGAGCTGCTGAAGCATGCGAGAGAGCTCATGGAGAAGGGTCTGCATCCCACGGTGATTGCGCGAGGCTATAGCATGGCAGCAGAAAAGGCTGTGGAGTATCTTAACAGCATAGCGCGAGACGTCTCAGAGAAGGACAGAGCGCTTCTGGAGAAGGTTGCGATAACCGCGATGACTGGAAAGCTCGCTGAGACTCCGAGCCACAAAGTGGCCAGGTATGCTGTCGATCTTGTGCTCTCAACAGTTGACAAGTTTGATGGGAAAACGGTCGTCGATCTGGACAATGTTATGGTTGAGAAGAGGGTTGGCGGCGGGATCGAGGACTCTGAGCTAATCCGCGGAGTGATCATAGACAAGGAGAGGGTCCACCAGAACATGCCAAGAAGGGTGGAGAACGCGAGGATCGCGCTGCTGAACGTCCCGATCGAGAGGAGAGACACGGAGACGAAGGCGGAGATATCGATCACATCCGGAGACCAGTTCCAGCTCTTCATGGACCATGAGAAGGAGGAGATCAAAAAGGTAGTGGACAAGGTCATAAGAAGCGGCGCCAATGTTGTCTTCTGCCAGAAGGGCATCGATGATCTCGCTCAGCACTTCTTGGCTAAAGCGGGGATCATGGCGTACCGCAGGATAAGAAAGAGCGATCTCGAGAAGCTCTCCCGCGCCACTGGAGGCAGGCTCATAACAAACCTGGATGAGATGAAGCCAGAGGATCTCGGCGAGGCCGCTCTCGTAGAGGAGAGGATTGTGGGCGCTGGACCCATGACATTCGTCACAGGGTGCAAGAATCCGGGGTATCTCTCGCTGATACTCCGCGGCGGCACACAGCAGGTTGTGGACAGCCTGGAGAGGGCGCTGGATGATGCACTCCACGCGGTCGCAACAGCGATTGAGAGCGGCAGGCTTCTCGCAGGCGGTGGCGCACCAGAGACTGCTGTGGGCATAAAGCTGAGAGAGTATGCTGCCTCTCTCAAGGGGAGGGAGCAGCTTGCGGTCGAGAAGTTCGCCGAGGCGATAGAGGTTGTGCCAAAGACGCTAGCAGAGAACGCTGGCTTCAATCCTATCGACAAGATGGTCGCTCTGAGGAGCAAGCACGAGAAGTTTGGCAGCACTTACGGTCTCAACGCATACACAGGCGAGATCGTGGACATGTGGGATATCGGTGTCGTCGAGCCTCTCAGGGTCAAGGTCCAGGCTATCTACTCCGCGACAGATGCTGCCTCCCTCATACTGAGAATAGATGATGTGATCGCTGCCAAGAAGAAGGAAGAAGGCGAGGAGAAGGAGGGCCAGATGTCGGGAATGGGTGGGATGGGTGGAATGGGAGGAATGGGTGGAATGGGCGGATTTCCACCAGGCATGATGTGA
- a CDS encoding DUF555 domain-containing protein — protein sequence MSNFLVALEGAWIVRDVKSADDAIGVAISEAGKRLNQSSMEYVEVEVGHSYCPSCEEPLEGVLLVAGTALVGLVFEIKIFNAESEEHAGRIAKAMIGKALGSVPLRVIEVERLK from the coding sequence ATGTCCAACTTCTTAGTAGCACTAGAGGGAGCGTGGATAGTCAGGGATGTGAAGTCTGCTGATGATGCCATCGGTGTCGCGATATCCGAGGCCGGAAAGAGGCTCAATCAGAGCAGCATGGAGTACGTCGAGGTCGAGGTCGGCCATAGCTACTGCCCGAGCTGTGAGGAGCCGCTGGAGGGGGTCCTTCTCGTTGCGGGAACCGCCCTGGTCGGCCTTGTATTCGAGATAAAGATATTCAACGCCGAGAGCGAGGAGCACGCCGGAAGGATTGCAAAGGCTATGATCGGGAAGGCTCTCGGATCGGTCCCGCTGCGTGTGATAGAGGTCGAGAGGCTGAAATAA
- a CDS encoding universal stress protein produces the protein MFEKILIPTDFSKHARKVIECAGQIPGVKDVVLLHVISRDPLARVWDPVAEIREAEKRLEGEAALLHGMNVKVRAVSVLEGEVASAIQKVADEENVSLVAMGARGKSLIESVLLGSVSRNVLRYGNTHLLLMRYKLLEGEPVGIYCARLLHKVLYPTDFSQPAEAALSFLKNISEIGELMLLHVVSRGETKEEIDSAVQYGTERLNEIAAELRKGGLNVSTKIVVGEACEQIRSVAAQEDVSLIAMSSQGATAIKKGRIGSTAYGVANTASRPVLILRSSKIAIY, from the coding sequence ATGTTTGAGAAGATATTGATCCCCACGGACTTTTCTAAGCATGCGAGAAAGGTCATAGAGTGCGCTGGTCAGATTCCGGGTGTGAAGGACGTCGTTCTCCTTCATGTCATCAGCAGGGATCCGCTTGCCAGGGTCTGGGACCCAGTTGCGGAGATCCGGGAGGCAGAGAAGAGGCTCGAGGGCGAGGCAGCCCTGCTCCATGGAATGAACGTCAAGGTCAGAGCGGTCTCCGTCTTGGAGGGCGAGGTGGCTAGCGCGATACAGAAGGTGGCAGATGAGGAAAATGTCTCTCTGGTGGCGATGGGTGCAAGGGGTAAGAGCCTGATCGAGAGCGTGCTTCTGGGCAGCGTCTCCAGAAACGTTCTGCGCTACGGTAACACGCACCTCCTTCTGATGAGATACAAGCTACTGGAAGGGGAGCCGGTGGGCATATACTGCGCGAGGCTGCTGCACAAGGTGCTTTATCCAACAGACTTCTCCCAGCCGGCAGAGGCTGCGTTATCGTTCCTGAAGAACATAAGCGAGATCGGAGAGCTGATGCTGCTCCATGTGGTCTCCAGAGGCGAGACGAAGGAGGAGATCGATTCCGCGGTGCAATACGGGACGGAGCGACTGAATGAGATCGCGGCGGAGCTCAGAAAGGGCGGGCTGAATGTGAGCACAAAGATCGTGGTCGGAGAGGCCTGTGAGCAGATAAGATCGGTCGCTGCTCAGGAAGACGTCTCCCTGATCGCGATGAGCTCGCAGGGTGCAACCGCTATCAAGAAGGGCAGGATCGGAAGCACGGCATACGGAGTGGCAAACACCGCAAGCAGGCCTGTTCTCATTCTGAGGAGCTCGAAGATCGCTATATACTGA
- a CDS encoding ABC transporter permease, protein MRNPRMAFFTVLSVALAVAIIVVMMGLMGGFREEIMRTTIENNPHVVIEPKEGENEIHLYRTLSAIVWTYPGVEAVSPRLKGKAVVEYRDRARGVEVLGVIPTDEDPLMRVERDLIEGSFMDLELSRYSTVIGSKLAEEIRASTGDRIELIRQNRSINLEIAGIVETGTATDKTLVYIPLKTAQDILGEGDVVSEVSVRLYDLYDASYLAEEINRKTSYTARSWVDINRDMLNLLETQSRFVVIFYILIFAIAGFGIANTMIMIITRRTKEIGILMAMGATRLSIMKIFILESLILAPPSALIGCILAYIAARLIMMYPVELPSEIYMVSRMTVVMKPEFFFWAVIYSMIVNLVAGLYPAYRASRLDPVEAIAVE, encoded by the coding sequence ATGAGAAACCCAAGGATGGCATTCTTCACAGTGCTCTCTGTAGCCCTGGCTGTGGCGATAATCGTCGTAATGATGGGCCTGATGGGCGGTTTCAGGGAGGAGATCATGCGCACGACCATCGAGAACAACCCTCATGTCGTGATCGAGCCAAAGGAGGGCGAGAACGAGATACATCTCTACAGAACGCTCTCTGCCATCGTATGGACGTATCCAGGGGTGGAGGCAGTCTCCCCCAGGTTGAAAGGAAAGGCGGTCGTCGAGTACAGGGACAGGGCGAGGGGTGTGGAGGTTTTGGGTGTTATCCCCACAGATGAGGATCCCCTCATGAGAGTCGAGAGGGACCTGATCGAGGGGAGCTTCATGGATCTCGAGCTGAGCAGATACTCAACGGTTATCGGCAGCAAGCTCGCCGAGGAGATAAGGGCATCGACCGGCGACAGGATAGAGCTGATCAGGCAGAACAGATCCATAAATTTAGAGATCGCAGGCATCGTGGAGACCGGCACAGCAACCGACAAAACTCTCGTGTACATCCCGCTTAAGACCGCACAGGATATCCTCGGTGAGGGCGATGTCGTCTCAGAGGTATCTGTAAGGCTTTACGACCTGTACGATGCTTCATATCTCGCGGAGGAGATCAACAGAAAAACCAGCTACACAGCCAGGAGCTGGGTTGACATCAACCGTGATATGCTGAACCTCCTCGAGACGCAGTCACGCTTTGTGGTCATATTCTACATTCTCATATTCGCGATAGCGGGATTCGGTATAGCCAATACCATGATAATGATAATAACCCGCAGGACGAAGGAGATAGGCATTTTGATGGCCATGGGCGCCACCAGGCTCTCGATAATGAAGATATTCATTCTTGAGAGCCTGATTCTCGCTCCACCATCCGCCCTCATCGGGTGCATCCTGGCGTACATCGCAGCCAGGCTCATCATGATGTATCCTGTGGAGCTGCCCAGCGAGATATACATGGTATCGAGGATGACTGTGGTGATGAAGCCTGAGTTCTTCTTCTGGGCGGTGATATACTCCATGATCGTCAATCTGGTGGCTGGACTCTATCCTGCCTACAGGGCATCAAGGCTGGATCCGGTAGAGGCCATAGCAGTCGAGTGA
- a CDS encoding ABC transporter permease, producing MLAIGLAVAVSVTSVSLQAGFQEYLLDIIVKDLAHVSVSPKEGEEYIYLYRTLMERIWQLEGVTAVSPRLSTPASLSHKNNVENVILIGVIPSEMERIYPSISERMVYGELESIQQENRIVMSKKLAEKLDVELDDTVDARFPDANPLNLMVTGIFDPPQGFPEEMTFVSLRTARNFLGEGDVINGIDIKLHDIYMADRISREISATGYKAESWQQLYPEILRTIAIENFENRIIMLLIMIIAAFGIASVMYMLVLEKTSEIGMLMAEGATGAMIRNIFLIQSTVLGLIGGICGAAGGVALSLYLKGMEFEVEAPGWEEFVLPVVIDPWNTLIIVVAAVLLSLAAGVYPAHKASKLDPVIALHG from the coding sequence GTGCTGGCAATCGGACTGGCGGTAGCTGTGAGTGTGACCTCTGTATCGCTCCAGGCCGGCTTTCAGGAGTATCTCCTAGACATAATCGTGAAAGACCTCGCGCATGTCAGCGTTAGCCCCAAGGAGGGTGAGGAGTACATCTACCTGTACAGAACGCTCATGGAGAGGATATGGCAGCTTGAAGGCGTTACCGCGGTCTCTCCACGCCTGAGCACACCCGCATCTCTTTCACACAAGAACAACGTCGAGAACGTCATTCTGATAGGTGTTATCCCATCAGAGATGGAAAGGATCTATCCAAGCATATCAGAGCGGATGGTTTATGGAGAACTGGAGTCGATCCAGCAGGAGAACAGGATTGTGATGTCTAAGAAGCTCGCCGAGAAGCTGGATGTTGAACTTGATGATACAGTGGATGCGAGGTTTCCCGATGCGAATCCGCTCAACCTCATGGTCACCGGGATATTCGATCCCCCTCAGGGCTTTCCTGAGGAGATGACATTCGTATCACTCCGCACAGCCAGGAACTTCCTGGGTGAGGGGGATGTCATAAACGGCATTGATATAAAGCTCCATGACATCTACATGGCGGATCGAATCAGCAGGGAGATATCTGCGACAGGCTACAAGGCAGAGAGCTGGCAGCAGCTGTATCCGGAGATCCTCAGGACCATTGCAATAGAGAACTTTGAGAACCGCATAATCATGCTCCTGATAATGATCATCGCGGCCTTCGGGATAGCGAGCGTGATGTACATGCTTGTTCTAGAGAAGACCTCTGAGATAGGCATGCTCATGGCTGAAGGGGCGACAGGCGCAATGATACGCAACATCTTTCTCATACAGAGCACCGTCCTGGGCCTCATCGGCGGCATCTGCGGCGCTGCGGGCGGCGTTGCCCTTTCTCTGTATCTCAAAGGCATGGAGTTCGAGGTCGAGGCTCCTGGCTGGGAGGAGTTCGTGCTGCCTGTGGTCATAGATCCCTGGAACACACTGATCATAGTGGTCGCCGCGGTCCTCCTGAGCCTAGCAGCAGGCGTGTATCCCGCGCACAAGGCATCGAAGCTCGATCCCGTAATCGCCCTGCATGGATGA
- a CDS encoding amphi-Trp domain-containing protein, translating into MVQIPGRVGKSSGVPLSTEKEFEQEIYVTRAEMARFIRDLASAIEAGGRVDVSRDDWTLGVTPMEPLKIEIQYKGTKRELEVQLKLKEFP; encoded by the coding sequence ATGGTCCAGATACCAGGCAGAGTTGGCAAAAGTTCAGGAGTGCCACTGAGCACCGAGAAGGAGTTCGAGCAGGAGATATACGTGACGCGCGCCGAGATGGCGAGGTTCATTCGTGATCTGGCATCTGCGATCGAGGCTGGTGGCAGGGTCGATGTCTCAAGGGACGACTGGACGCTGGGCGTCACTCCCATGGAACCCCTGAAGATCGAGATACAGTACAAGGGAACGAAGAGGGAGCTGGAGGTCCAGCTGAAGTTGAAGGAGTTCCCGTAG
- the amrS gene encoding AmmeMemoRadiSam system radical SAM enzyme has protein sequence MKEAMFYERLEGSDVRCNLCSHNCRIRPGHRGICGVRENINGTLYSLVYGKIVAEHVDPVEKKPLFHFQPGSRSYSIATVGCNFRCIHCQNADISQMPVDKNMIIGSERSPEDIVAAALEAGVQSISYTYTEPTIFFEFALDTAVKAKEFGLKNNFVSNGYMSEAAARAIAPYLDAINIDLKGDDEFYKKICSARVEPVKRNIELFPKLGVWTEVTTLVIPGYNDSVEQLREIAEFLAGVSVDIPWHVSAFYPTYRLRDAPPTSAATIRRAMGIGREAGIRYIYAGNIPGEGENTHCHNCSELLVERFAYRVTLNRIVDGRCPRCRTQIPGVW, from the coding sequence ATGAAAGAAGCCATGTTTTACGAGAGGCTTGAGGGCAGCGATGTCAGATGCAACCTCTGCAGTCACAACTGCAGGATTCGTCCCGGTCACAGGGGCATCTGCGGTGTCAGGGAGAACATCAATGGAACCCTCTACTCGCTCGTTTATGGCAAAATTGTGGCTGAGCATGTCGATCCTGTGGAGAAGAAGCCTCTGTTTCACTTCCAGCCGGGCAGCAGGAGCTACTCGATCGCCACTGTCGGATGCAACTTCAGATGCATACACTGCCAGAACGCTGACATCTCCCAGATGCCCGTGGACAAAAACATGATCATCGGCAGCGAGAGATCACCAGAAGATATCGTCGCGGCGGCGCTTGAGGCCGGCGTTCAATCTATATCGTATACATACACAGAGCCAACGATATTCTTCGAGTTCGCGCTCGATACCGCTGTTAAGGCTAAGGAGTTCGGGCTCAAGAACAACTTCGTCAGCAACGGCTACATGTCGGAGGCTGCGGCAAGGGCGATCGCGCCATACTTGGACGCGATCAATATCGACCTGAAGGGAGATGATGAGTTCTACAAAAAGATATGCAGCGCCAGGGTGGAGCCCGTGAAGAGAAACATCGAGCTCTTTCCGAAGCTTGGAGTGTGGACTGAGGTCACAACTCTTGTGATCCCCGGATACAACGACTCTGTTGAGCAGCTTAGGGAGATAGCCGAGTTTCTCGCAGGAGTGAGCGTCGACATCCCATGGCATGTCTCCGCCTTCTACCCCACATACAGGCTCAGAGATGCTCCGCCGACGAGCGCGGCCACGATCCGGCGGGCCATGGGCATAGGCAGGGAGGCAGGGATCCGCTACATATACGCAGGGAACATCCCGGGTGAGGGGGAGAACACTCACTGCCACAACTGCAGTGAGCTCCTTGTCGAGCGTTTCGCCTACCGCGTGACTTTGAACAGAATAGTCGATGGCCGGTGCCCCAGGTGCAGGACACAGATCCCGGGCGTCTGGTGA
- the pdxS gene encoding pyridoxal 5'-phosphate synthase lyase subunit PdxS has protein sequence MELENLRFGTELLKRGFAKMQKGGVIMDVTTPEQAMIAEEAGAVAVMALHAVPADIRKMGGVARMADPKVIEEIIDAVTIPVMAKVRIGHFVEAQILEAIGVDMIDESEVLTPADEFHIDKTKFKVPFVCGARNLGEALRRIKEGAAMIRTKGEAGTGDVSQAVRHMKMIMGDIRKLKGMNSEELMKFAREIEADPELVAECARIQRLPVVNFAAGGIATPADAALMMQLGADGVFVGSGIFKSENPEAMASAIVEAVHHYDEPEVLAKVSRGLGRPMKGIDVGTLHEGEALQARGW, from the coding sequence ATGGAGCTGGAGAATCTTCGATTCGGTACGGAGCTGCTGAAGCGCGGCTTTGCCAAGATGCAGAAGGGTGGAGTCATCATGGACGTCACCACCCCTGAGCAGGCCATGATCGCTGAGGAGGCAGGAGCTGTCGCTGTCATGGCACTCCATGCGGTTCCCGCCGATATCAGAAAGATGGGTGGCGTGGCCAGGATGGCGGATCCAAAGGTCATCGAGGAGATCATCGATGCCGTGACCATACCTGTTATGGCCAAGGTCAGGATCGGCCACTTCGTAGAGGCGCAGATCCTGGAGGCGATAGGGGTGGACATGATCGACGAGTCGGAGGTTCTCACCCCTGCGGACGAGTTTCACATCGACAAAACCAAATTCAAGGTTCCGTTCGTATGCGGCGCCAGGAACCTCGGGGAGGCCCTCAGACGTATCAAGGAAGGAGCAGCCATGATACGTACCAAGGGCGAGGCGGGTACAGGTGATGTCAGCCAGGCGGTGAGGCACATGAAGATGATCATGGGCGACATCCGGAAGCTCAAGGGCATGAACAGCGAGGAGCTGATGAAGTTCGCGCGCGAGATCGAAGCAGATCCGGAGCTGGTCGCCGAGTGTGCCCGGATACAACGGCTGCCTGTGGTGAACTTTGCCGCCGGTGGCATAGCAACACCAGCAGACGCCGCTCTGATGATGCAGCTCGGCGCTGATGGTGTGTTCGTCGGCTCCGGCATATTCAAGTCCGAGAACCCGGAGGCGATGGCTTCCGCAATAGTCGAGGCTGTGCATCACTACGACGAGCCTGAGGTTCTAGCCAAGGTCTCCAGAGGTCTTGGAAGGCCGATGAAGGGCATAGACGTCGGCACCCTTCATGAAGGAGAGGCGCTGCAGGCAAGAGGCTGGTGA
- the pdxT gene encoding pyridoxal 5'-phosphate synthase glutaminase subunit PdxT codes for MRRIGVIALQGDVSEHISAIEAAGGQAVPVRRAGIIPTCSGIVIPGGESTTISRQLERTGIAAEIKQAAANGTPVLATCAGLVLAAKEIDAGDVKPLGLIDISVGRNAFGPQRESFEAEINVEGFDRPYRAVFIRAPVVLRCGEGVEKLARFGGRTVAVRQGNVIGLAFHPELTGDLRFHKMLLEA; via the coding sequence GTGAGGAGAATCGGGGTCATAGCTCTCCAGGGAGACGTTTCGGAGCACATCAGTGCGATAGAGGCTGCAGGCGGCCAGGCAGTCCCCGTACGCCGGGCAGGCATTATACCCACATGCTCAGGCATAGTGATCCCTGGAGGAGAGAGTACAACGATCAGCAGGCAGCTCGAGAGGACAGGAATTGCCGCTGAGATCAAGCAGGCGGCTGCGAATGGCACGCCGGTTCTCGCGACATGTGCGGGTCTTGTGCTCGCCGCGAAGGAGATCGATGCAGGCGACGTCAAACCCCTCGGACTGATCGATATCTCTGTGGGAAGAAACGCCTTCGGTCCGCAGCGCGAGTCGTTCGAGGCTGAGATAAACGTGGAAGGGTTCGACAGGCCGTACAGGGCTGTATTCATCCGCGCGCCCGTCGTCCTGAGATGTGGAGAGGGTGTGGAGAAGCTCGCACGCTTTGGAGGCCGCACGGTCGCGGTCAGGCAGGGGAACGTCATAGGTCTTGCGTTCCATCCTGAGCTCACCGGGGATCTCCGGTTTCACAAGATGCTCCTAGAGGCATGA